From Amycolatopsis sp. cg9, one genomic window encodes:
- a CDS encoding glycoside hydrolase family 1 protein, producing the protein MVRRNRAVFVILALLAGALAGVTPAVAVTQPFFWGVATSGYQSEGSAPDSNWRRYEQAKTSSIKEPYRDAVDFRHRYAEDIDRAKQLGVNVFRFSVEWARIEPRPGQVDQAELAYYDDVVRRVVAAGMRPMITLDHWVYPGWVADQGGWDSDRTVDAWLVNARRVVDRYKGLGALWITINEPTVYLQNETTNGGLAGWQLPWAQARLVTAHRAAYDLIHQLDPGALVSSNTAYIPAVQGVLDAAFLDRVRDKLDFAGVDYYYGASLDNLSAVHAASGEFWKVTPQPDGIYYALRYYARKFPALPLYVVENGMPTDNGAARPDGYTRSDHLRDHVYWVQRAKADGMNVIGYNYWSLTDNYEWGSYQPRFGLYTVDARSDATLTRRPTDAVAAYRDLIAGHGVPAGYTPVRPPGFCSVVDGLGSCLDPARYPGPVAPLG; encoded by the coding sequence GTGGTGCGCCGGAACCGAGCTGTCTTCGTCATCTTGGCCCTGCTGGCGGGCGCGCTCGCCGGCGTGACCCCCGCGGTCGCCGTCACCCAGCCGTTCTTCTGGGGCGTCGCGACGTCGGGCTACCAGTCGGAGGGCTCGGCGCCCGACAGCAACTGGCGCCGCTACGAGCAGGCGAAGACGTCGTCGATCAAGGAGCCCTACCGCGACGCCGTCGACTTCCGCCACCGCTACGCCGAAGACATCGACCGCGCGAAGCAGCTCGGCGTCAACGTCTTCCGCTTCAGCGTCGAATGGGCGCGCATCGAACCCCGGCCCGGCCAGGTGGACCAGGCCGAACTCGCGTACTACGACGACGTCGTCCGGCGCGTCGTCGCCGCGGGCATGCGGCCGATGATCACCCTCGACCACTGGGTCTACCCCGGCTGGGTCGCCGACCAGGGCGGCTGGGACTCCGATCGCACGGTCGACGCCTGGCTGGTCAACGCCCGCCGCGTCGTCGACCGGTACAAGGGGCTCGGCGCGCTCTGGATCACGATCAACGAGCCGACCGTCTACCTGCAGAACGAGACCACCAACGGCGGGCTCGCCGGCTGGCAGCTGCCGTGGGCGCAGGCCCGGCTGGTGACGGCGCACCGCGCGGCCTACGACCTGATCCACCAGCTGGACCCCGGTGCGCTCGTGTCGAGCAACACCGCGTACATCCCGGCCGTGCAGGGCGTGCTCGACGCGGCCTTCCTCGACCGGGTGCGCGACAAGCTCGACTTCGCCGGCGTCGACTACTACTACGGCGCGAGCCTCGACAACCTCAGCGCCGTCCACGCCGCGAGCGGCGAGTTCTGGAAGGTGACCCCGCAGCCGGACGGGATCTACTACGCCCTGCGCTACTACGCGCGGAAGTTCCCGGCTCTGCCGCTGTACGTCGTCGAGAACGGGATGCCGACCGACAACGGCGCCGCGCGGCCCGACGGCTACACGCGGTCCGATCACCTGCGCGACCACGTCTACTGGGTGCAGCGCGCGAAGGCCGACGGCATGAACGTCATCGGCTACAACTACTGGAGCCTCACCGACAACTACGAGTGGGGCAGCTACCAGCCGCGGTTCGGGCTGTACACAGTGGACGCCCGCTCGGACGCCACGCTGACGCGGCGGCCGACCGACGCCGTCGCGGCGTACCGGGACCTGATCGCGGGCCACGGCGTCCCGGCCGGGTACACGCCGGTGCGGCCGCCGGGCTTCTGCTCGGTCGTCGACGGGCTCGGCAGCTGCCTCGACCCCGCCCGCTACCCGGGTCCGGTCGCTCCGCTGGGCTGA
- a CDS encoding lipid-transfer protein — MANRVYVVGVGMTKFEKPGRREGWDYPQMAREAGTKALEDAGVAFDAVRQAYVGYVYGESTSGQRAVYELGMTGIPVVNVNNNCSTGSTALYLAAEAIRGGRADCVLALGFEKMQPGSLASTYDDREQPLGNHLQALAEISEVLFPPAPWMFGAAGREHMEKYGTTAEHFAKIGEKNHRHSVHNPYAQFQDVYSPDDILASRMIYDPLTKLQCSPTSDGSGAAILASESFVAEHDLADRAVEIVGQALTTDFRSTFDGSAKNIVGYDMTRQAALSVYDQAGLGPADFQVVELHDCFSANELLTYEALGLCEEGEGGHLVDAGDTTYGGRWVVNPSGGLISKGHPLGATGLAQCAELTWQLRGDADRRQVPDVRAALQHNIGLGGAAVVTAYQRA; from the coding sequence ATGGCGAACAGGGTGTACGTCGTCGGCGTCGGGATGACGAAGTTCGAGAAACCCGGGCGGCGCGAAGGCTGGGACTACCCGCAGATGGCCCGGGAGGCCGGGACCAAGGCGCTGGAGGACGCCGGGGTTGCGTTCGACGCCGTCCGGCAGGCCTACGTCGGCTACGTCTACGGCGAGTCGACGTCCGGCCAGCGCGCGGTCTACGAGCTGGGGATGACCGGGATCCCCGTGGTCAACGTCAACAACAACTGCTCCACCGGCTCGACCGCGCTGTACCTGGCCGCGGAGGCGATCCGCGGCGGCCGCGCGGACTGCGTGCTCGCGCTGGGGTTCGAAAAGATGCAGCCGGGCTCGCTCGCGTCGACCTACGACGACCGCGAACAGCCGCTGGGCAACCACCTCCAGGCGCTCGCCGAGATCTCCGAGGTGCTGTTCCCGCCGGCGCCGTGGATGTTCGGCGCCGCCGGCCGGGAGCACATGGAGAAGTACGGCACCACCGCCGAGCACTTCGCGAAGATCGGCGAGAAGAACCACCGGCACTCGGTGCACAACCCGTACGCGCAGTTCCAGGACGTCTATTCCCCCGACGACATCCTCGCGTCGCGGATGATCTACGACCCGCTGACCAAGCTGCAGTGTTCGCCGACTTCGGACGGCTCCGGCGCGGCGATCCTGGCCAGTGAGTCCTTCGTGGCGGAGCACGACCTCGCGGACCGGGCGGTCGAGATCGTCGGGCAGGCGCTGACCACCGACTTCCGCAGCACCTTCGACGGCAGCGCGAAGAACATCGTCGGCTACGACATGACCCGCCAGGCCGCGCTCAGCGTCTACGACCAGGCCGGGCTCGGGCCCGCGGACTTCCAGGTCGTCGAGCTGCACGACTGCTTCTCCGCCAACGAACTGCTGACCTACGAAGCACTCGGGCTCTGCGAAGAGGGCGAGGGCGGGCACCTGGTCGACGCCGGCGACACGACGTACGGCGGCCGCTGGGTCGTCAACCCGTCCGGCGGCCTGATCTCGAAGGGGCACCCGCTCGGCGCCACCGGGCTCGCCCAGTGCGCCGAACTCACCTGGCAGCTGCGCGGCGACGCGGACCGGCGCCAGGTGCCCGACGTGCGAGCCGCTCTGCAGCACAACATCGGACTCGGTGGCGCCGCCGTCGTCACCGCCTACCAGCGAGCTTAG
- a CDS encoding SRPBCC family protein produces the protein MGRISATVELPAAPGAVWAEFSNPNNFEKWLTIHTKWKGDVPAEFTQGSQVSEVVTMLGMANTITWTVDTYDAPNRLVISGTGMAGVKISFSLSVTAAGSGSAATIDAEFTGQMIVGALGKAVEKDGKKNLDESLEKFKALVA, from the coding sequence ATGGGCCGGATCAGCGCCACCGTCGAACTGCCCGCCGCGCCGGGCGCGGTGTGGGCGGAGTTCTCGAACCCGAACAACTTCGAGAAGTGGCTGACCATCCACACCAAGTGGAAGGGGGACGTCCCCGCCGAGTTCACGCAGGGCTCGCAAGTGTCCGAAGTGGTCACCATGCTCGGCATGGCGAACACGATCACCTGGACCGTCGACACCTACGACGCCCCGAACCGCCTCGTCATCTCCGGCACCGGCATGGCCGGGGTGAAGATCAGCTTCTCGCTTTCGGTCACGGCGGCAGGCTCCGGCTCGGCGGCGACCATCGACGCCGAGTTCACCGGCCAGATGATCGTCGGCGCGCTCGGCAAGGCCGTGGAGAAGGACGGCAAGAAGAACCTCGACGAATCCCTCGAGAAGTTCAAGGCGCTGGTCGCGTGA
- a CDS encoding MaoC/PaaZ C-terminal domain-containing protein, which produces MKFDPAGLDKWTEPARFDVTRERLAEYAAATNDPIPAHRAGDVASPVFAIVPVFRSLLEPALEVVPPSLFGRVLHGEQDFRFHRPIRPGDSLVSRARMTGYEGLPKGTRATVHLECRSAAGELVNEQYVTFFVRGFDTGEQRGTLGPSHRFNDALRSSAPVAKVVQHVDDDQTYRYGPAAGDPMPIHLDEEVAKAAGLPGIIAHGLCTMAFTSWAVLTEVVPAGRLRRLAVRFAAPVLPGRDLTTSIWAAGPGSYAFETTMGDTLVIKDGLAEIGEN; this is translated from the coding sequence GTGAAGTTCGATCCGGCCGGGCTCGACAAGTGGACGGAGCCGGCGCGGTTCGACGTCACGCGCGAGCGGCTCGCCGAGTACGCGGCGGCGACCAACGACCCGATCCCGGCCCACCGCGCGGGCGACGTCGCCAGTCCCGTGTTCGCGATCGTGCCGGTGTTCCGGTCGCTGCTGGAACCGGCGCTGGAGGTCGTGCCGCCGTCGCTGTTCGGGCGGGTGCTGCACGGCGAGCAGGACTTCCGCTTCCACCGCCCGATCCGGCCCGGCGATTCGCTGGTGTCGCGCGCCAGGATGACCGGGTACGAGGGACTGCCGAAGGGCACGCGGGCGACCGTCCACCTCGAATGCCGGTCCGCCGCCGGTGAGCTGGTCAACGAGCAGTACGTGACGTTCTTCGTGCGCGGCTTCGACACCGGTGAGCAGCGCGGCACGCTCGGGCCCTCGCACCGCTTCAACGACGCACTGCGCTCGTCGGCTCCGGTCGCGAAGGTGGTGCAGCACGTCGACGACGACCAGACGTACCGCTACGGCCCGGCGGCCGGCGACCCGATGCCGATCCACCTCGACGAGGAGGTCGCGAAGGCGGCCGGGCTGCCGGGGATCATCGCGCACGGCCTGTGCACGATGGCGTTCACGTCGTGGGCCGTGCTGACCGAGGTGGTCCCGGCGGGCCGGCTGCGCCGCCTCGCCGTCCGGTTCGCCGCCCCGGTGCTGCCGGGCCGGGACCTGACGACGTCGATCTGGGCGGCGGGCCCCGGTTCGTACGCCTTCGAAACCACCATGGGGGACACCCTGGTGATCAAGGACGGCCTCGCCGAGATCGGAGAGAACTGA
- a CDS encoding SDR family oxidoreductase: protein MGALDGRVALITGAGRGIGREHALLFAREGASVVVNDVEPDPAVVSEIRDRGGSAVANTADVASWAGAAELVDQAVSEFGRLDVVVNNAGILRDSFVAGLTEQQWDEVIAVHLKGHAAVLHHAAAYWKSLAKAGSAPAASVINTASASGTTVPNPGQLNYGAAKAGIAAMTLVAAAELERYGVRVNAIAPIARTRLTLATPGMGAIFAAEVPPGEFDAFSPANISPLVAYLASEKCALTGKVFAVQGGAISELAGWHDVKVIETDGPWQIDDIAARLP from the coding sequence ATGGGCGCACTGGACGGGCGCGTCGCGCTGATCACCGGCGCGGGCCGCGGGATCGGGCGGGAGCACGCGCTGTTGTTCGCCCGCGAGGGCGCTTCGGTGGTCGTCAACGACGTCGAGCCGGACCCCGCGGTGGTCTCGGAGATCCGCGACCGGGGTGGTTCGGCGGTGGCGAACACCGCGGACGTGGCGTCGTGGGCGGGCGCGGCGGAGCTGGTCGACCAGGCGGTGTCCGAGTTCGGCCGGCTGGACGTGGTGGTGAACAACGCGGGCATCCTGCGGGACAGCTTCGTCGCGGGCCTCACCGAGCAGCAGTGGGACGAGGTGATCGCGGTCCACCTCAAGGGCCACGCGGCGGTCCTGCACCACGCGGCGGCGTACTGGAAGTCGCTGGCCAAGGCGGGTTCCGCCCCGGCGGCCTCGGTGATCAACACGGCATCGGCGTCGGGGACGACGGTGCCGAACCCGGGCCAGCTCAACTACGGCGCGGCGAAGGCGGGCATCGCGGCGATGACCCTGGTGGCGGCAGCGGAACTGGAGCGCTACGGGGTGCGGGTCAACGCGATCGCCCCGATCGCCCGCACGCGGCTGACGCTGGCGACCCCGGGGATGGGAGCGATCTTCGCCGCCGAGGTCCCGCCGGGGGAGTTCGACGCGTTCTCCCCGGCGAACATCTCGCCGCTGGTGGCCTACCTGGCTTCGGAGAAGTGCGCGTTGACGGGCAAGGTGTTCGCGGTCCAGGGCGGCGCGATCTCGGAACTGGCGGGCTGGCACGACGTCAAGGTGATCGAGACGGACGGCCCGTGGCAGATCGACGACATCGCGGCGAGGCTGCCGTGA
- a CDS encoding acyl-CoA dehydrogenase family protein: MIEWSETDLLVRDSIRDFIAKEIRPHLDELESGALPPYDIIRKLYAAFGLDVMAAEAVSRLLAPSSSSGSSPSLGGQETLALIAISELAGVSLGIVASLGVSLGLAAATILAKGSQEQKERWLPGLATFEKIGAWAITEPDSGSDAFGGMQTTVRRDGDEYVLNGRKTFITNGPFADTVVVYAKLDDGSPVRDRPVLTFVLDRGLPGFVQGKPFKKMGMMSSPTGELFFDDVRLGADRLLSSSGAESARESFVAERVGVAALSLGIINECLRLCVEYAKSRRLWGQEIGRFQLIQLKLAKMEVARVNVQNMVFQTVAKTRAGKRPSLAEASAMKLYSSEAATEVAMEAVQLFGGNGYMAEYRVEQLARDAKSLMIYAGSNEIQVTHIAKALLA, from the coding sequence GTGATCGAGTGGTCGGAGACGGACCTGCTGGTCCGCGACTCGATCCGGGACTTCATCGCCAAGGAGATCCGGCCGCACCTGGACGAGCTGGAGAGCGGTGCGCTGCCGCCGTACGACATCATCCGGAAGCTGTACGCGGCGTTCGGGCTGGACGTCATGGCGGCGGAGGCGGTTTCTCGCCTGCTGGCTCCCTCGTCTTCGTCCGGTTCCTCGCCTTCGCTGGGCGGGCAGGAGACCCTGGCGCTGATCGCGATCAGCGAGCTGGCCGGGGTGAGCCTCGGGATCGTGGCGTCGCTGGGGGTTTCGCTGGGCCTGGCCGCGGCGACCATCCTGGCCAAGGGGTCCCAGGAGCAGAAGGAACGCTGGCTGCCGGGCCTGGCGACGTTCGAGAAGATCGGCGCGTGGGCGATCACGGAACCGGACTCGGGCTCCGACGCGTTCGGCGGCATGCAGACCACGGTCCGCCGAGACGGCGACGAGTACGTGCTGAACGGGCGGAAGACGTTCATCACGAACGGGCCGTTCGCGGACACGGTGGTGGTGTACGCGAAGCTGGACGACGGTTCGCCGGTCCGGGACCGGCCGGTGCTGACGTTCGTGCTGGACCGCGGGCTGCCGGGCTTCGTGCAGGGCAAGCCGTTCAAGAAGATGGGGATGATGTCGTCCCCGACGGGCGAGCTGTTCTTCGACGACGTACGGCTGGGCGCCGACCGGCTGCTTTCGTCGTCGGGTGCCGAGAGCGCCCGGGAGAGCTTCGTGGCCGAGCGGGTCGGCGTGGCGGCGTTGTCGCTCGGGATCATCAACGAGTGCCTGCGGCTGTGCGTCGAGTACGCGAAGAGTCGTCGTTTGTGGGGGCAGGAGATCGGGCGGTTCCAGCTGATCCAGCTGAAGCTGGCGAAGATGGAGGTGGCGCGGGTCAACGTCCAGAACATGGTGTTCCAGACGGTGGCCAAGACCCGGGCGGGAAAGCGGCCTTCGCTGGCGGAGGCATCGGCGATGAAGCTGTATTCCTCGGAGGCGGCGACCGAGGTGGCGATGGAGGCGGTGCAGTTGTTCGGGGGCAACGGGTACATGGCCGAGTACCGGGTGGAGCAGCTCGCGCGGGACGCGAAGTCGTTGATGATCTACGCGGGGAGCAACGAGATCCAGGTGACCCACATCGCGAAGGCCCTGCTCGCCTAA
- a CDS encoding DNA topoisomerase (ATP-hydrolyzing) subunit A, with product MARRKGTSTKVDPSAFDSAGANVFDNSLKTEIEDSYLEYAYSVIHSRALPDARDGLKPVHRRILYSMNENGYRPTHAYVKSSRVVGDVMGKYHPHGDVAIYDAMVRLAQDFSLNVPLIDGHGNFGSPDDGPAASRYTEARMSPEAMQLVGELGEETVDFRPNYDGSLQEPSVLPAAFPNLLVNGTSGIAVGMATNMIPHNLGEVIAAARWLITHPAATLDKLMEFVPGPDLPTGGSLLGLDEVRRAYETGRGVVRMRANCETGPLEGSRGRQAITVTELPYGVGPEKVIEKITDEVNKSKRLTGIADVKDLTDRENGTRLVIECKVGVNPQALLADLYRLTPLEQSFGINNLVLVDGQPQTLGLKELLEVFLRHRYEVVTRRTKYRRRKREERLHLVDGLLVALLNIDKVIKLIRESENAQAAKDGLMTRFKLSEIQATYILDTPLRRLTKYDRLELEAEQDRLREEIAELSKILDDESVLKKLVSAELAKIAKDFPTERRTALIDGDLKEVLAASKPSGPLEVADDPCQVILSATGLVARTAAESEEATETRRRNGRVKHDAVSAVVHTTARGQVLLVTSRGRAFKTDVLPLPVLPEQAGTVSLRGGMAARELVPLEKGETVVGIAPLGEQAAGSPGLALGTRAGVVKICSPEWPVRSDEFEVISLKDGDEVVGATWLTDGTETLAFVSSEASLLKYAASLVRPQGLKGGGMAGINVGSGSVVFFGAVRTDDDEHGEPLVITATGQSVKVTPFSEYPAKGRATGGVRAQRFLKGETALQVAWIGPRPAGSAKNGDPVELPEIDVRRDGSGHAHPGPDVVGHLIERG from the coding sequence GTGGCACGCCGCAAAGGCACCAGCACCAAGGTCGATCCCAGCGCGTTCGACTCCGCCGGCGCGAACGTCTTCGACAACTCGCTGAAGACGGAGATCGAGGACTCGTACCTGGAGTACGCGTATTCGGTCATCCACTCGCGCGCCCTGCCGGACGCGCGGGACGGGTTGAAGCCGGTGCACCGCCGGATCCTGTACTCGATGAACGAGAACGGCTACCGCCCGACGCACGCGTACGTGAAGTCGTCGCGCGTGGTCGGCGACGTGATGGGCAAGTACCACCCGCACGGTGACGTCGCGATCTACGACGCGATGGTCCGGCTGGCGCAGGACTTCTCGCTGAACGTCCCGCTGATCGACGGCCACGGCAACTTCGGCTCCCCCGACGACGGCCCGGCCGCCTCGCGGTACACCGAAGCCCGGATGTCACCCGAAGCGATGCAGCTGGTCGGTGAGCTGGGCGAGGAGACCGTCGACTTCCGGCCCAACTACGACGGTTCGCTGCAGGAACCGTCGGTGCTGCCCGCGGCGTTCCCGAACCTGCTGGTCAACGGCACGTCCGGGATCGCGGTCGGGATGGCGACCAACATGATCCCGCACAACCTCGGCGAGGTCATCGCGGCGGCGCGCTGGCTGATCACGCACCCGGCCGCGACGCTCGACAAGCTGATGGAGTTCGTACCGGGCCCGGACCTCCCGACCGGCGGCAGCCTGCTCGGCCTCGACGAGGTCCGCCGCGCGTACGAGACCGGCCGCGGCGTGGTCCGGATGCGCGCGAACTGCGAAACCGGGCCCCTGGAAGGCAGCCGCGGACGGCAGGCGATCACCGTCACCGAACTGCCCTACGGCGTCGGCCCGGAGAAGGTGATCGAGAAGATCACCGACGAGGTCAACAAGTCCAAGCGGCTCACCGGCATCGCCGACGTCAAGGACCTCACCGACCGCGAGAACGGCACGCGGCTGGTCATCGAGTGCAAGGTCGGCGTCAACCCGCAGGCCCTGCTGGCGGACCTGTACCGGCTGACGCCGCTGGAGCAGTCGTTCGGCATCAACAACCTGGTGCTCGTGGACGGCCAGCCGCAGACGCTGGGCTTGAAGGAGCTGCTGGAGGTCTTCCTCCGGCACCGCTACGAGGTCGTCACGCGGCGCACGAAGTACCGGCGCCGCAAGCGCGAAGAGCGGCTGCACCTGGTCGACGGCCTGCTGGTCGCGCTGCTGAACATCGACAAGGTCATCAAGCTCATCCGCGAAAGCGAGAACGCGCAGGCCGCGAAGGACGGCTTGATGACGCGCTTCAAGCTGTCGGAGATCCAGGCGACCTACATCCTCGACACGCCGCTGCGCCGGCTCACGAAGTACGACCGGCTCGAGCTGGAGGCGGAGCAGGACCGGCTGCGCGAGGAGATCGCGGAGCTGAGCAAGATCCTCGACGACGAGTCGGTGCTGAAGAAGCTCGTCTCGGCGGAGCTGGCGAAGATCGCGAAGGACTTCCCGACCGAGCGCCGCACGGCCCTGATCGACGGCGACCTGAAGGAGGTCCTGGCGGCGTCGAAGCCTTCGGGCCCGCTGGAAGTCGCGGACGACCCGTGCCAGGTCATCCTGTCGGCGACGGGCCTGGTGGCCCGCACGGCGGCCGAGTCCGAGGAAGCGACGGAGACGCGGCGCCGCAACGGCCGCGTGAAGCACGACGCGGTCTCGGCGGTGGTCCACACCACGGCCCGCGGCCAGGTCCTGCTGGTGACCAGCCGCGGCCGCGCGTTCAAGACGGACGTCCTGCCGCTGCCGGTGCTCCCGGAGCAGGCGGGCACGGTCTCCCTGCGCGGCGGCATGGCGGCCCGCGAACTGGTCCCGCTGGAGAAGGGCGAGACGGTCGTCGGCATCGCCCCCCTCGGCGAGCAGGCGGCGGGCTCCCCCGGCCTCGCGCTGGGCACCCGGGCCGGCGTGGTGAAGATCTGCTCGCCGGAGTGGCCGGTCCGCTCGGACGAGTTCGAAGTGATCTCCCTGAAGGACGGCGACGAGGTCGTCGGAGCGACGTGGCTGACGGACGGCACGGAGACGCTGGCGTTCGTGTCTTCGGAGGCCTCGCTGCTGAAGTACGCGGCCTCCCTGGTCCGCCCGCAAGGCCTGAAGGGCGGCGGCATGGCGGGCATCAACGTGGGTTCGGGCTCGGTGGTGTTCTTCGGCGCGGTCCGCACGGACGACGACGAACACGGTGAACCCCTGGTGATCACGGCCACCGGGCAAAGCGTGAAGGTGACGCCGTTCAGCGAGTACCCGGCGAAGGGCCGGGCGACCGGCGGCGTCCGGGCCCAGCGCTTCCTGAAGGGCGAAACGGCCCTTCAGGTGGCTTGGATCGGCCCGCGCCCGGCGGGTTCGGCCAAGAACGGCGACCCGGTGGAACTCCCGGAGATCGACGTCCGCCGCGACGGCTCCGGCCACGCCCACCCCGGCCCGGACGTAGTGGGCCACCTCATCGAACGCGGCTGA
- a CDS encoding type IIA DNA topoisomerase subunit B, whose product MTAETLYGADDLTHLEGLEAVRKRPGMYIGSTDSRGINHLFSEVVDNSTDEGVAGHATKIVVTLHADGSVQVDDDGRGIPTGTHAKSGLSGVELVLTRLHAGGKFGGSGYKTSGGLHGVGASAVNALSHRFDVTVKQDGKVHQMSFKHGVPGTFDAPGPKAKFTRRSGLNLVGKMKRGERSGTSIRYWYDARYFESGAALDVEGVRAKLRNTAFLVPGVTYVLRTAIEDTINEETFHFPHGLVDMVDFLTPSGEKPVCGTLLITGEGTYKENAADAAGVMQSNVERHAEVEVALRWGTGYERTVECFTNTIRNVHGGTHRRGFDRAVAKALQEAISKTRGLLKPKEDMPTIEDVLEGMTAVVHVRLPEPQFTSQTKDELSTAGITRVLQGIVDKHVKAWTEDRKTKSEAKVVLQKVVDASRVRLTQKQQKDAARRKTALEGAAMPPKLVDCRTTGVSRSELFLVEGDSALGSARMARVSEYQALLPLRGKILNVQKASLGDTLKNAEIASIVQVLGAGTGRTFDLTTMRYGRVILMADADVDGSHIRTLLITLFAKYMRPVIEDGRLYAAMPPLHKLVTKGRNPETHFTFTQQEMETKFAELEKAGKNIVTPVPRFKGLGEMDADELWETTMNPATRSVRRITMDDAEAAEGALELLMGEKVEPRRNWLVASSDRIDRDAIDA is encoded by the coding sequence GTGACTGCCGAGACCTTGTACGGGGCCGATGACCTGACCCATCTCGAGGGTCTCGAGGCCGTCCGCAAACGACCCGGGATGTACATCGGCTCCACCGACAGCCGGGGCATCAACCATCTCTTCTCCGAGGTGGTGGACAACTCGACGGACGAAGGTGTCGCCGGCCACGCGACGAAGATCGTCGTCACGCTGCACGCCGACGGCAGCGTCCAGGTCGACGACGACGGCCGCGGCATCCCGACCGGCACCCACGCGAAGTCCGGTTTGTCCGGCGTCGAGCTGGTGCTGACCCGGCTGCACGCCGGCGGCAAGTTCGGCGGATCCGGCTACAAGACCTCCGGCGGCCTCCACGGCGTCGGCGCTTCGGCGGTCAACGCGCTGTCGCACCGCTTCGACGTCACGGTGAAGCAGGACGGCAAGGTCCACCAGATGTCGTTCAAGCACGGCGTCCCCGGCACCTTCGACGCGCCCGGCCCGAAGGCGAAGTTCACCCGCCGGTCCGGGCTGAACCTCGTCGGCAAGATGAAGCGCGGCGAGCGCTCCGGCACGTCGATCCGCTACTGGTACGACGCGCGCTACTTCGAGTCCGGCGCGGCGCTGGACGTCGAAGGCGTCCGCGCGAAGCTGCGCAACACCGCGTTCCTCGTCCCGGGCGTCACGTACGTGCTGCGCACGGCGATCGAAGACACGATCAACGAAGAGACGTTCCACTTCCCGCACGGCCTGGTCGACATGGTCGACTTCCTGACGCCGTCGGGCGAGAAGCCGGTCTGCGGCACGCTGCTGATCACCGGCGAAGGCACGTACAAGGAGAACGCGGCCGACGCGGCGGGCGTCATGCAGTCCAATGTGGAGCGCCACGCCGAGGTCGAGGTCGCGCTGCGCTGGGGCACCGGCTACGAGCGCACGGTCGAGTGCTTCACCAACACGATCCGCAACGTCCACGGCGGCACCCACCGCCGCGGGTTCGACCGCGCGGTGGCGAAGGCGTTGCAGGAGGCCATCTCCAAGACCCGCGGGCTGCTCAAGCCCAAGGAGGACATGCCGACGATCGAGGACGTCCTCGAGGGCATGACGGCCGTGGTGCACGTCCGGCTGCCGGAGCCGCAGTTCACCTCGCAGACGAAGGACGAGCTGTCCACCGCCGGCATCACCCGGGTCCTGCAGGGCATCGTCGACAAGCACGTCAAGGCGTGGACCGAGGACCGCAAGACCAAGTCCGAGGCCAAGGTCGTGCTGCAGAAGGTGGTCGACGCCTCCCGCGTCCGGCTGACCCAGAAGCAGCAGAAGGACGCGGCCCGGCGCAAGACCGCACTCGAAGGCGCGGCCATGCCGCCCAAGCTGGTCGACTGCCGCACCACCGGCGTCTCCCGCAGCGAGCTGTTCCTGGTCGAGGGCGACAGCGCGCTCGGGTCGGCGCGGATGGCGCGCGTGTCGGAGTACCAGGCGCTGCTGCCGCTGCGGGGCAAGATCCTCAACGTGCAGAAGGCGTCGCTGGGCGACACGCTGAAGAACGCCGAGATCGCGTCGATCGTGCAGGTGCTGGGCGCGGGCACCGGCCGCACGTTCGACCTGACGACCATGCGCTACGGCCGCGTGATCCTGATGGCGGACGCGGACGTCGACGGCTCGCACATCCGGACGCTGCTGATCACGCTGTTCGCGAAGTACATGCGCCCGGTGATCGAAGACGGCCGGCTGTACGCGGCGATGCCGCCGCTGCACAAGCTCGTCACGAAGGGCCGCAACCCGGAGACGCACTTCACCTTCACCCAGCAGGAGATGGAGACGAAGTTCGCGGAGCTGGAGAAGGCGGGCAAGAACATCGTCACGCCGGTGCCGCGGTTCAAGGGCCTCGGCGAGATGGACGCCGACGAGCTGTGGGAGACCACGATGAACCCGGCCACCCGCTCGGTCCGCCGCATCACCATGGACGACGCCGAGGCCGCCGAGGGCGCGCTCGAACTGCTGATGGGCGAGAAGGTCGAGCCCCGGCGGAACTGGCTGGTCGCCTCCTCGGACCGGATCGACCGCGACGCCATCGACGCTTAA